CTGGTTTACAAAAATTAGATGAATTCTTGTCTGGAGGAATTCCCAATGGCTTGATTATTGATATTTTTGGTGGAAATGGGACTGGAAAAACTCAACTTCTCTTACAATTATGTATAAATTCAATTAAAAATGGTGGAAATGTTTTGTATTTGGATACAACTGGTGGATTTAGACCTGAAAGAATTTTAGAAATTCAAAAACAATCTGGAATAGAATTTAATTTTCTTGAAAAAATTACTGTATATAGAATTAGAAATACTTCAGAACAAATCAAATCAATTAATAATTTTGAAAAAAATCATTTTTCTTTAATTGTAATTGATAATATTACTGATTTATTTTCTTATGAATACAAAAATGATGAATCTATATTTGAAAAAAATTCTTTATTTATGAAATATATGAATCAACTATCAAAATTTGCAATTACTAATAAAATTCCAATTGTAATTACTAATATGATTAGAATTCTTGAAGATAGAGAAGTAGAAAATATGAAAAGTGCAGTTGATCCTTTTACACATATCAAAGTCCATCTTTCTAAAAACTCATCAAAATTTCAAGGCCAAATCTATTGGGCACTTGATAAACAATCTTTTTCATACACAATCAATAAAATGGGTCTGTTTCATAATTCTGAAGATATTTAACGGTCAATCATAATGTTTTATCAATGGCAGGAATTTTTGATTCAATTCCAATAATTACTGTTGTACTATTTGCACTTGGATTGATAGGTGTTATTGTTTATGCGAGATCACAAAGAAACACAGCAGACGAATCAAATTCTTGAATCTTTATTTAAAAAATTTGGATTTTCTAAACTAACTGAAATTCAGAAACAAGCTTCACCATTGATTTTACAAAAAAAAGATTGTTTAGTCATTGCCCCAACCGGTTCAGGAAAAACAGAGTGTTCTGTAATTCCTATTTTTTCAATTTTGAAAAAATCTAAAAAACAAGGAAAAATCAAAGCTCTCTACATTACTCCCTTACGTGCATTAAATCGTGATGTATTTAGAAGAATCACAAAATACGCCCAAGAAAATGAATTATCTATTGAAATTCGACATGGAGATACAACACAAAAAGACAGGAAAAAAATCAATGAAAATCCACCAGATATTCTAATCACAACTCCTGAAACTCTTGTTATACTTTTGACACAAATCAAAATGCTTGATGCGTTATATGATTTAGAATGGATAATAATTGATGAAGTCCATGAATTACTTTCTAGTGAAAGAGGTGCTCAACTCTCATTAAGTATTGAAAGATTAGAATTTAATTCAAAATATCCTCTCACAAAAATAGGATTATCTGCTACAGTTGGAAATTTTGAAGAAGCAGGAAAATTTGTTGTTGGTACTAAAAGGAAATGTGAGATAATTAGGGATACATCAGTGAGAAAATATGATGTAGAAATAAAATATGTGGAAGGGACAATTTCTGATGTTGCCGAAAAAATTACTGAATATGTTTTAGAATTAAAATTAGATTCTCCTGTGCTTCTATTTACTAATACAAGAGGAGAAGCAGAATTTCTGGCCTCAATTTTAAAAGATAAATCTTCTATTCCTATTGAATTACATCATGGTTCACTTTCTAAAGAAGTCAGAGAAGAAACTGAATCAACTTTACGTGAAGGAAAGCGTGGTATTGTTGTATGTACCTCTTCGTTGGAATTAGGATTAGATATTGGTTCTATTGAATTAGTGATTCATTATGGTTCACCAAGACAAGTCTCAAAATTTGTACAAAGAATTGGAAGAAGTAGACACAATCGCGATGCATCAGCTCGTGGATTAATCATAACTAATAATTCTGATGATGAATTTGAAGCACAAGCTATACTTGATCGTATTCAAGAAGGTTCAATTGAAGAACAAAAAATTCATAATGGATCTCTGGATGTTTTGGCTCATCATTTGGTTGGATTTGCAATGCAAAGCGGTGAAATTTCAGTCGAACAAGCTTTTGATTTGGTTACAAAAGCGTATCCATTTAGGAATTTACAAGTCAAAGATCTTATAGATGTGTTAGATTTGCTAGATTCCAATTATCTGATATTTTTTGATCGAACAAAAATGACTTTTTGGAAGAAAGGGCGTTCATTCAAATATTATTTTGAGAATCTTTCTACAATTCCAGATATTTTAAAATTCAAAGTTTTTGATAGTGTAGGTAAAAAAATTATTGGGTCATTAGATCAAAGATTTGTTGGCGATTTTGGAGATTCTGGAAATATTTTTGTGTTAAAAGGTTCACAATGGAGAATTTTAAATATTGATGAAAAATCTTTCACTGTTAATGTTGAGCCATTTAGAGGAAGTGGAATAACTGTTCCATACTGGGAAGGTGAAAGTATTCCTATTGACTATAAAACTGCAAGAAAGGTAGGACAATTTCGTAGTAAAGTTAAGAATGGTTCACTTGTTTTAAAGAATAAACTAATTGAAAAATTAAATTTTGATGTAATACCTGACGAAAATAATGTAGTTATTGAATCAAATAGATCTCAAGGTTCTATTGTAATTCATTCATGTTTTGGAACTAGAATTAATTCCACTTTATCTGTATTACTTTCTTCATTTCTTTCTTCATTGTTGGGTTCAATAGTTGATTCACGTTCAGATGGTTATAGAATTGTTTTATCTTCTAGATCACGTATTTCAGAAAAACTTTTCATCGAAGTTCTAAAAGATGACTATGATCTGCATTCAATTATTAGTGCATCTTTAACAGGAACTCATAATGTCAATTGGCGAACATGGTGTGTTGCTAAAAAATTTGGAATAGTTGGACGTGGTGCAATTTATGAAAGAAAATCAGCTAGGTTTTTGTATGAACGATACTCCAAAACTGCACTTGTACGTGAAGCGCTTCGTGAATTATTTCATGACAAATATGATCTTAAAAATTCTGATAATATTTTAAAAAAAATCCGTGAAGATGAAATCCATATTAAATGGTTAGAAGTTGACCAATTTTCAAAATTAGCAGAACCTATTTTAGATCATACGACAAAATATTACTCGTCTCCTGCAAATCTTGACAAAGGAATTCTTGATCTTGTAAAAGCTCGACTTCAGAAAACAAAGCATCGTCTAATTTGTGCTAGATGTGGCAAATGGGAACGATTAGTTGAAACTCATGAAGTTAAAAATATCCTAATCTGTCCTTATTGTAAGGGAAGACAAATCACCGCAACTTACCATTCTGATTATGATCTTCCAAAAATTATCCGAAAGAAACATGAAGGAAAAAAACTATCATCTGATGAAAAACACAAGTTTGATCGTGCCTGGAAAGTCTCATCTTTGGTGGAAAATTTTGGGAAAATTGCTATTACTGTAATGTCTGGATATGGCGTTGGTGCTGATACTGCAGCAAGAATTTTACGAAATATGGTTGATGAGGAACATCTCTTCAAACAAATCTATGAGGCAGAAAGACAATATGTTGTAACAAGAGGTTTTTGGGATTCTTAATTTTTCTTAGTAATTTTAGAAAATGCAGTTAAAAACAATTCAATTCTACCTTCTAGTCCAGCCTTTGCGTTTAATCCCGTTATTGAAACAATTTCTCCTAATTCACATTTATCAATTAGTCTTGCTTGATTTCTCCATCCTTTAACCCAAATTTGACCTGTATCATCTTCTACAAACATTTCTGAAAGTGATATTGATTCTCCCGATTTTGTTTGAACTTCACGTCTTTCAGGAACTTTTAAGATAATTGCTTCAATACAATAATTTTCATCTATTTTGATATCATTTATTTTTGTTCTAATCTGAGATAATGATGGAATTGATTCATCATTGTCTAATTTTCTTACAAATGAATTATCATCAAGTGTAATTGAATTTCCGTATACTTTTGATGGCATACACTCTATTACATCGCCTTCTTCACAGATACTAGTTGAATTTGAAAAATCACTAATATTGTACAAGTTTCTCTTATTGTCAACTGCTAAAATCATACTCTTCCCATTCTCTGTCGGTGAT
This genomic window from Nitrosopumilus ureiphilus contains:
- a CDS encoding ATPase domain-containing protein, with protein sequence MISTGLQKLDEFLSGGIPNGLIIDIFGGNGTGKTQLLLQLCINSIKNGGNVLYLDTTGGFRPERILEIQKQSGIEFNFLEKITVYRIRNTSEQIKSINNFEKNHFSLIVIDNITDLFSYEYKNDESIFEKNSLFMKYMNQLSKFAITNKIPIVITNMIRILEDREVENMKSAVDPFTHIKVHLSKNSSKFQGQIYWALDKQSFSYTINKMGLFHNSEDI
- a CDS encoding DEAD/DEAH box helicase, producing MRDHKETQQTNQILESLFKKFGFSKLTEIQKQASPLILQKKDCLVIAPTGSGKTECSVIPIFSILKKSKKQGKIKALYITPLRALNRDVFRRITKYAQENELSIEIRHGDTTQKDRKKINENPPDILITTPETLVILLTQIKMLDALYDLEWIIIDEVHELLSSERGAQLSLSIERLEFNSKYPLTKIGLSATVGNFEEAGKFVVGTKRKCEIIRDTSVRKYDVEIKYVEGTISDVAEKITEYVLELKLDSPVLLFTNTRGEAEFLASILKDKSSIPIELHHGSLSKEVREETESTLREGKRGIVVCTSSLELGLDIGSIELVIHYGSPRQVSKFVQRIGRSRHNRDASARGLIITNNSDDEFEAQAILDRIQEGSIEEQKIHNGSLDVLAHHLVGFAMQSGEISVEQAFDLVTKAYPFRNLQVKDLIDVLDLLDSNYLIFFDRTKMTFWKKGRSFKYYFENLSTIPDILKFKVFDSVGKKIIGSLDQRFVGDFGDSGNIFVLKGSQWRILNIDEKSFTVNVEPFRGSGITVPYWEGESIPIDYKTARKVGQFRSKVKNGSLVLKNKLIEKLNFDVIPDENNVVIESNRSQGSIVIHSCFGTRINSTLSVLLSSFLSSLLGSIVDSRSDGYRIVLSSRSRISEKLFIEVLKDDYDLHSIISASLTGTHNVNWRTWCVAKKFGIVGRGAIYERKSARFLYERYSKTALVREALRELFHDKYDLKNSDNILKKIREDEIHIKWLEVDQFSKLAEPILDHTTKYYSSPANLDKGILDLVKARLQKTKHRLICARCGKWERLVETHEVKNILICPYCKGRQITATYHSDYDLPKIIRKKHEGKKLSSDEKHKFDRAWKVSSLVENFGKIAITVMSGYGVGADTAARILRNMVDEEHLFKQIYEAERQYVVTRGFWDS